CGAAAGGAAGGGTTCGGTAATGAGAACGGTGCTTGTGTCGATTTTCCTTTTTTTGGCTTTCATTTTTTGTCCCGTTCATGCCGAGGGAAAGGACTTGCCGACTCTGGTATCCCTGTCCGGGGCCGGTTGACCGGCCTGCAAACAGATGTCCAAGGTTTTGGATGCGATCAATGACCGGTATGAGGGCAGGCTGGCAGCGGAAGCGGTGGACGTGGACGAGTATCCCGAGCTCGCTAAGGAGTACAACGTGACCTACCTCCCCGCCCTCCTCTTTCTGGACGACAACGGCGATGTCGTTCGTCAGGAGGTTGGCTATCACAGCCTTGACGAGGTGCTGGAGATCTTCCGGGACATGGGGATCGACATCGAATGACGCGGGGCCTCGAGTCTCGGAGTCCGTCGAAAGGGGAGAGAAGATCGTGTTCGTGAGTAAAGGGAGAGGAAGGAGCGGCGGGGGCGTTTTGCCCCTGGCCGCAGCCATAGCCCTGCTGCTGTTTCTCTTGGGGGGCTGCGGCGGTGGGGGCGACAGGCACGAGTCCGGCTCTGCGGCGACGCTCGACGACGCCTACGTCTACTGCTATCCGCTGGTCATGATGTCCGTATCCCAGAGGGTGGCGACGAACGTCGTCGAGGCCACCTCCGCAAAAGTGCCCGTGAACCAGCTGCGCCACGCGCAGAGGTTGGCTGGGCCGGACTTCAAGGATGTCGTCACGCCGAACGTCGATACGCTCTATTCTCAGGCGTTCATCGACCTGAAGGGCGGGCCTTTGGTGTTCGTCAAGCCGGCCGCAGACCGTTACTGCTCGGCGCAGTTCCTGGACGCCTGGACGAACAGCGTGGGGATTGCCGGCACGGGGGGCAGGGAGGGAACGTCCGGGGAGCAGGTTTGCCTGCTGATGCGGTCGGACGACAAAACGACCGTCCCGGCGGGGATGACGCCCTTTCGCTTCTCCGGGAGCCTTGGCTGGATCATCGGGCGCACCCTGTGCAGGGGCGAGGACGACCTGGAAAACGTCCGGACCCTCCAGAAGCGGATGAGGCTGCTGCCGCTGGCCGACTACCTCCGGGGCGGAGGCTATGTCCCCCCAAAGGGGACCCACGACCCCCGGTACGACGGCGTGATCCCCGTGGACTACGTTTTGAGGATGACGCCCGAGCAATTCTTCGGCGAGGCCAATGCCCTGATGCGGGACAACCCTCCGCTTTCCGGGGATGGGCCCCT
This genomic interval from uncultured Fretibacterium sp. contains the following:
- a CDS encoding thioredoxin family protein, with amino-acid sequence MSKVLDAINDRYEGRLAAEAVDVDEYPELAKEYNVTYLPALLFLDDNGDVVRQEVGYHSLDEVLEIFRDMGIDIE
- a CDS encoding DUF1254 domain-containing protein, whose translation is MFVSKGRGRSGGGVLPLAAAIALLLFLLGGCGGGGDRHESGSAATLDDAYVYCYPLVMMSVSQRVATNVVEATSAKVPVNQLRHAQRLAGPDFKDVVTPNVDTLYSQAFIDLKGGPLVFVKPAADRYCSAQFLDAWTNSVGIAGTGGREGTSGEQVCLLMRSDDKTTVPAGMTPFRFSGSLGWIIGRTLCRGEDDLENVRTLQKRMRLLPLADYLRGGGYVPPKGTHDPRYDGVIPVDYVLRMTPEQFFGEANALMRDNPPLSGDGPLLDRIRVLGVGPGLSFDPAVLGADAQGREAEWRAMIKRVQARVTANSQRFLVHWGPWQYLGAPIAEFGTEYDYRAMVAWRGLGANPVSAAIYASANKDSSGRALRAVTRYKVRFEKGALPPVREGGFWSVTAYGDDDFLIANPLNRYCINDRTPVTYNADGSLELLLQPEAPKDEEPLKANWLPTGQGGFHLFLRIYCPDRTRIDGGWKAPSLIPTSE